In a genomic window of Peptococcus niger:
- a CDS encoding transposase, producing FDRHANLKYKYGNRHFWCRGYYVDTAGKNAKKIQEYIKNQLEEDYLADQISMKEFIDPFTGQQVK from the coding sequence ATTTGATAGACACGCAAACCTAAAGTACAAATACGGAAATAGGCATTTCTGGTGTAGAGGCTACTACGTCGATACCGCGGGAAAAAATGCGAAAAAAATCCAAGAGTATATCAAAAACCAATTGGAAGAAGACTATTTGGCGGATCAGATAAGTATGAAAGAATTCATCGACCCGTTTACGGGTCAGCAGGTCAAATAA